From the genome of Nicotiana tabacum cultivar K326 chromosome 17, ASM71507v2, whole genome shotgun sequence:
accaagagatactcttgactgcaAAAACTAGATTGTAGTCGTCGATTAGCAGAATGTTAGTGATGAGGTTTGTGACTATCTACTTGTAATATCCAATATGGCAAAGTGGCGGTGCGGAACGCTCCCATTGGCGATTTTTACAGGGCGCTCCGATTGATTGAGCGAACAGTTTTGCTACATATACGGCTTTGATTGGCAAAGCCTACGGGTTGATTTGTACAGGGCGCTCTAATTGATTGAGTTGATGGTTTGCTATATACACGGCTCCTGTTGGCGGGGATAGCGGCTCGGTATATACAACATGCTCTACTTGGTTGAGCAGAGGATTTGCTATTCACAATATGCTCCTCTTATATCGGCGGCCTGGTTCTAAAATACCTGTAAAGGATTTGAGAGTTAGTTTTCAGCTATATAAGGAAAGTTTAGAATAGTGAAAGAGAGATGGTAATTATGAGAGAGCGGCGGATCCGTCGTTGCCCCAACATGCTCCAGCGTTGCTTTGTATCCTATCGATCATATATTCAAAGTAATATTCTTAGTAGGGGTGTTGGTTTGTGTTGACCGTAGTCCTGGCTTTGACGCGGGTCTGGTGAGGTTATGCCATGAAGCTCTATAGGTTTAACGGAAGTTTTTTAGAAAACATTTTGACAATCTTTTGTCTTTTGGAAAATGTCGTCATTCCGGATTATGACAATGTTTAGAAATTCCCTCCAACCGAACGTTGTTTCAGGAGGACCCGTTGATGTCGATTCCTGGAGATGCCTCTGATGATGTGGCTTCTTGTCGTTGCGACTGCATCCTAATCTAAATTAATTCGTTATAAAGGTTTTCCTAGGTTTATGAACGAACCATTtcagattgcctacgtatccgaAATAGAATTAGGTCCGAACATAGTTCGTGGGTAATGGTAAATAAAATATGATGATGACCGAGCCTAACTCAGGCAACCTACGTATCCAAATGAAATCAAGTCAAAACATAGTTTGATTACAATAGATGCAAAATGATGAGACTTAAAGTGGAATGGTCGAGTCTGActcagactgcctacgtatctAAATAGAATCAGGCTAGAACATagttcaattacaatagataactaaatccgatgaggattgcctatgtattCCTTCCAAAGAAAATCAAGTTGTGGCATAGTTACAAATACATTAAAAATGACATTTGGATTTCCTATTACAAAAGAAGAGGGGGAGAGAGAGAATCGGACCCTAattgggttgcctatgtatctcaacGTGGGAAATCTGGTCGGGCGTAGTTCTATTACAACCAAACCCTAACTCTAATATTTTCAAATGTAGAATCTCTTGAttgcatctgagttgataggcttCCTGCTGACTCTTCCGTCCATCTCTGCCAAGATTAGAACTCCTCCCGACAATACTCGATGGACAacataaggaccttgccagtttggCGCAAGCTTTCCCTTGGCTTCTTCTTGATGAGGGAATATTTTCTCTAAAACCAACTGCCCCGGTGTAAATTGGAGAGGTTTTACCCTTTTGTTCAATGCACTGGCCATCCTATTTCgatatagctgaccatggcacattGCGTCCATTCTCTTCTCGTCAATGAGCATGAGTTGCTCCTACATGACCCATATCCATTCTACGTCGACTAGCTTGGCTTTCTGAATTACCCTTAAAGATGGTATCTCGACCTTTATGGGTATCACAACTTCGGTGCCATGTACCAACATGTATGACGTTGCCCCAGTGGATGTTCTCATGGTGGTCCGATAACCCATTAAGGCAAAGGAAAATTTCTTGTGCCATTGCCTATGATCGTCCACTATCTTTCGTAGAATCCTTTTAATGTCTTTtcttggctgcttcaactgc
Proteins encoded in this window:
- the LOC142171738 gene encoding uncharacterized protein LOC142171738, with the protein product MEQLKQPRKDIKRILRKIVDDHRQWHKKFSFALMGYRTTMRTSTGATSYMLEQLMLIDEKRMDAMCHGQLYRNRMASALNKRVKPLQFTPGQLVLEKIFPHQEEAKGKLAPNWQGPYVVHRVLSGGVLILAEMDGRVSRKPINSDAIKRFYI